A stretch of Cheilinus undulatus linkage group 20, ASM1832078v1, whole genome shotgun sequence DNA encodes these proteins:
- the LOC121527901 gene encoding hepatic leukemia factor-like isoform X1 gives MQGGVMEKMCRHPVTLNPSFLSPGTHGVLKSLLENPMKLPLHHEAFSKEQEKEKNLEEERSAPQSAFLGPTLWDKTLPYDGDSFQLEYMDLEEFLSENGIPSSPSEHHHDQHQPHAPPRHPPIIPQAPPTPAPSVMDLSNHASSSVHTSIVSPNCLHSSPARAGLPGSRNTPSPIDPDSIHVPMSYEPDPADLALSSVPGQEMFDPRKRKFSAEELKPQPMIKKARKVFIPEDLKQDDKYWARRRKNNLAAKRSRDARRLKENQIAIRAAFLEKENAALRQEVADLRKELGRSKNVLAKYEAQHGPL, from the exons ATGCAAGGAGGCGTGATGGAGAAAATGTGCCGACATCCCGTCACCCTGAACCCGAGCTTCCTGTCCCCGGGGACGCACGGAGTGCTGAAGTCTCTGCTGGAGAACCCGATGAAGCTCCCTCTGCACCATGAAG CTTTCAGCAAGgagcaggagaaggagaagaaCCTGGAGGAGGAGCGCAGCGCCCCCCAGTCAGCCTTCCTGGGCCCCACACTCTGGGACAAAACGCTGCCCTATGATGGGGACAGCTTCCAGCTGGAGTACATGGACCTGGAAGAGTTCCTGTCCGAGAACGGTATCCCCTCCAGCCCCTCTGAGCACCACCACGACCAGCACCAACCACACGCTCCGCCTCGCCACCCACCAATCATTCCACAAGCCCCGCCCACACCGGCACCATCAGTGATGGACCTTAGTAACCACGCCTCCAGCTCTGTACACACGAGCATCGTCTCTCCGAACTGCCTGCACAGCAGCCCGGCAAGAGCAG gccTCCCGGGCTCCAGAAACACTCCCAGTCCCATCGACCCAGACTCCATCCATGTCCCCATGAGCTACGAGCCCGACCCCGCTGACCTGGCTCTGTCCAGCGTGCCGGGTCAGGAGATGTTCGACCCACGGAAACGCAAGTTCTCTGCCGAGGAGCTGAAACCACAACCAATGATCAAGAAAGCTCGCAAAGTGTTCATCCCTGAAGACCTGAAG CAGGATGACAAATACTGGGCCAGGCGCAGGAAGAACAACCTGGCGGCAAAGCGTTCCCGCGACGCTCGGCGGCTCAAAGAGAACCAGATCGCCATCCGAGCCGCCTTCCTGGAGAAGGAGAACGCGGCTCTGAGGCAGGAGGTGGCCGACCTGAGGAAAGAGCTGGGACGCTCCAAGAACGTCCTGGCCAAGTACGAGGCACAGCACGGGCCGCTGTGA
- the LOC121527901 gene encoding hepatic leukemia factor-like isoform X2: protein MQGGVMEKMCRHPVTLNPSFLSPGTHGVLKSLLENPMKLPLHHEAFSKEQEKEKNLEEERSAPQSAFLGPTLWDKTLPYDGDSFQLEYMDLEEFLSENGIPSSPSEHHHDQHQPHAPPRHPPIIPQAPPTPAPSVMDLSNHASSSVHTSIVSPNCLHSSPARAGLPGSRNTPSPIDPDSIHVPMSYEPDPADLALSSVPGQEMFDPRKRKFSAEELKPQPMIKKARKVFIPEDLKDDKYWARRRKNNLAAKRSRDARRLKENQIAIRAAFLEKENAALRQEVADLRKELGRSKNVLAKYEAQHGPL from the exons ATGCAAGGAGGCGTGATGGAGAAAATGTGCCGACATCCCGTCACCCTGAACCCGAGCTTCCTGTCCCCGGGGACGCACGGAGTGCTGAAGTCTCTGCTGGAGAACCCGATGAAGCTCCCTCTGCACCATGAAG CTTTCAGCAAGgagcaggagaaggagaagaaCCTGGAGGAGGAGCGCAGCGCCCCCCAGTCAGCCTTCCTGGGCCCCACACTCTGGGACAAAACGCTGCCCTATGATGGGGACAGCTTCCAGCTGGAGTACATGGACCTGGAAGAGTTCCTGTCCGAGAACGGTATCCCCTCCAGCCCCTCTGAGCACCACCACGACCAGCACCAACCACACGCTCCGCCTCGCCACCCACCAATCATTCCACAAGCCCCGCCCACACCGGCACCATCAGTGATGGACCTTAGTAACCACGCCTCCAGCTCTGTACACACGAGCATCGTCTCTCCGAACTGCCTGCACAGCAGCCCGGCAAGAGCAG gccTCCCGGGCTCCAGAAACACTCCCAGTCCCATCGACCCAGACTCCATCCATGTCCCCATGAGCTACGAGCCCGACCCCGCTGACCTGGCTCTGTCCAGCGTGCCGGGTCAGGAGATGTTCGACCCACGGAAACGCAAGTTCTCTGCCGAGGAGCTGAAACCACAACCAATGATCAAGAAAGCTCGCAAAGTGTTCATCCCTGAAGACCTGAAG GATGACAAATACTGGGCCAGGCGCAGGAAGAACAACCTGGCGGCAAAGCGTTCCCGCGACGCTCGGCGGCTCAAAGAGAACCAGATCGCCATCCGAGCCGCCTTCCTGGAGAAGGAGAACGCGGCTCTGAGGCAGGAGGTGGCCGACCTGAGGAAAGAGCTGGGACGCTCCAAGAACGTCCTGGCCAAGTACGAGGCACAGCACGGGCCGCTGTGA